The proteins below come from a single Chryseobacterium capnotolerans genomic window:
- the mnmE gene encoding tRNA uridine-5-carboxymethylaminomethyl(34) synthesis GTPase MnmE, whose product MNNDTICALATANGIGALGIIRVSGNDVLPIVQKSFPAKKLEKQKSHTIHYGYFMDGEEAIDEIMLSIFLAPKSFTTENSVEIAFHGSPHIGKRILETLIKNGARMAKAGEFTLRAFINGRIDLSQAEAIADVIASENEASRKVAINQLKGGITNEISLLRTDLLNFVSLIELELDFAEEDVEFADRTALSGLLDKIDLKLNSLIESFQYGNAIKNGTAVAIIGKPNAGKSTLLNALLKEERAIVSNIAGTTRDTIEEVLHIKGHAFRLIDTAGLRETVDEIEAIGVKKAKEKVENANILVYLTDAATEDFSEDIEMIQSLLREDLKLIICATKIDEVTPTKYETVEDIFRKAISHEFDFIKISAVENQNIQDLKNELSSYVEQLKSQENNVVITNQRHFEALQKSLDAVNKVKEAISFQISTELLAYELRNALEHLGEISGEVTNDEVLGNIFSKFCIGK is encoded by the coding sequence ATGAATAACGATACTATTTGTGCACTGGCTACAGCCAATGGAATAGGTGCTTTAGGCATTATCAGAGTTTCCGGAAATGATGTTTTACCCATAGTTCAGAAAAGTTTTCCTGCAAAAAAGCTGGAGAAACAGAAATCCCATACTATTCACTACGGGTATTTTATGGACGGTGAAGAAGCTATTGATGAAATCATGCTTTCTATTTTCCTGGCACCAAAAAGTTTCACTACAGAAAATTCTGTAGAAATTGCCTTTCACGGCTCTCCACATATCGGAAAACGTATTCTTGAAACTCTTATAAAAAATGGAGCAAGAATGGCCAAAGCCGGAGAATTTACGCTTCGTGCATTCATCAATGGAAGGATTGACCTTTCTCAGGCAGAAGCGATTGCAGATGTAATTGCTTCTGAAAATGAAGCCTCCAGAAAAGTAGCCATCAACCAGCTAAAAGGTGGAATCACCAACGAAATATCGTTATTAAGAACTGATCTTCTGAACTTTGTTTCTCTTATCGAATTGGAACTGGATTTTGCTGAAGAAGATGTAGAATTTGCTGACAGAACTGCTTTAAGCGGATTATTGGATAAAATTGATTTAAAATTAAATTCCCTAATCGAGAGTTTTCAATATGGAAATGCCATTAAAAATGGTACTGCCGTTGCGATTATCGGAAAACCTAATGCAGGGAAATCTACCCTACTCAATGCTTTACTGAAAGAGGAAAGAGCGATTGTAAGTAATATCGCAGGAACCACAAGAGATACGATTGAAGAGGTTCTTCATATTAAAGGCCATGCCTTCCGCTTAATTGACACTGCAGGATTACGCGAAACAGTGGATGAAATTGAAGCCATTGGTGTGAAAAAAGCTAAGGAAAAGGTAGAAAATGCCAATATTTTAGTTTATTTGACTGATGCTGCTACTGAAGATTTCTCCGAAGATATTGAAATGATCCAATCTTTATTGAGAGAAGATCTGAAATTAATTATCTGCGCAACCAAAATTGACGAAGTTACTCCAACAAAATACGAAACAGTGGAAGATATTTTCAGAAAAGCAATTTCGCATGAATTTGATTTTATCAAAATATCTGCTGTTGAGAATCAAAACATTCAGGATCTTAAGAATGAATTATCTTCTTACGTTGAACAGCTAAAATCACAAGAGAATAATGTGGTTATCACTAACCAGCGCCACTTCGAAGCTTTACAAAAGTCTTTGGATGCCGTAAACAAGGTAAAAGAGGCAATTTCCTTCCAGATTTCTACAGAGTTACTGGCTTATGAACTGAGAAATGCTTTGGAACATCTTGGGGAGATATCTGGTGAGGTTACAAATGATGAAGTGCTGGGAAATATTTTCTCTAAGTTTTGTATCGGGAAATAA